GCAGCGACCATTCAGCAATTGGCTTACTCCTGGGATGAGCGGCCTAATTTGAAGAGCCGCACGGATGCGTTGCAAGCGCAAAACACGACGGAGCGGTTCCAGTATGATGGGCTGAATCGGCTAACATGTGCATACTTCCGGCTCGTCGAGAATCCGAATGCACCGTGCGCACGTCGTACGGCTATGCGCCCAATGGGAACTCTCGTATCAAAGAGCGACGTGGGCATTCTGTCGTATACTGATCCCACGCATCCGCATGCCGTTACGAATGCGGCAGGCGATAGCTTCTACCATGATGCGGTCGGCAATCAAATTACGCGGCCAGGAGGCGTCATCATCACGTATACGCCGTTCGATTTGCCGAAGACGATCACGCAAGGTGCAAAGGCGACGACGTTTGGATACGACGGTGATCAGCAACGAATCCGCAAAACGACGTTGACGACGGAGACCATTTACTTCGACCACCTTTACGAGCAGGTGAAAACCGCCAGCGGCATCGAGCATCGTTACCACGTGCATTCGCCGGAGCGCACGATTTCTAGCTGTGACGCGCGGCGGCCAAGAACCGGGGACGCGCTACCTGCATGTCGATCACCTTGGGTCGATCGAGACGACCACGAAAGAGAATGGCAGCATCGATGAGCGGCGGAGCTACGATGCATTCGGCGCGCGCAGGAATCCAGAATGGGGCGGGCCATCGATAGCGTTCACGAGCAAAACGAAAAAGGGCTATACAGGCCATGAAGAGGCCGACGAATTCGGCCTCGTCAACATGAAGGGAAGAGTCTACGACCCACGCATTGGGCGGTTCACGACGACCGATCCGATCATTGCAAACGTGTACAATGGGCAAAGCTTTGGGGCGTATTCGTACGTGCGCAACAATCCGCTGACGTTCGTGGATCCGAGCGGGTTTACCGAGGAGGAAGCGCGTCGGTTGTGGCGCGTCGAAGAGACGGGGCAGCTCGGCATTCACATCACGTTCGACCAACTGCCGGCACCAACGCCGCGACCTGCGCCACCGTCACAAGCGGCTAACGTGGGCGCCCAAGCGCCGACAACCGATGTGGGAACGACGGGCAATGGCGCAGCAGGACCGCCGCAGGGTGCGACGGTGGTCGAAAAGGGAAGCGCGGGCGATGCCGTATGGGATGGCGTTGGAGATGCGGCGCGCGGCATTTGGGACGATTGGACGTCGACACCATTGCCGACGATCGAGCGCATGTACGACGCATACGACAAGGGCGATGCCGTCGATGCATTCAATGTGGTCAATCCGCTGATCGCATTCGCCAACGTGTCCCTTGCAAACGACAACGGCGATACGTACAGCGTGACCAGGCAATCGACCGCGATAGGCGTCACGGTCATTGTGGGCGTCGTCGTCGGCAAGATAACCGGTGCAAGCACGGGCGTTGGGAAGGGAGGGAAAACGACGAGGGGGCCGCCGAAGGCGGAGGCGATAGGCAACGCGCGCGCAGCACGTGACGCAGCGGGTCGTCTTGCGGATGGACGACCTAATCGGTCAAGCGCCGCATATGTAGGGATTGCCCGTGATGGCGAAGTCGCCGTTGGTCGCTCGAGACCTGGCGTGCACGCCGAGGTTGCGGCGGATGCACAGCTTCCGGGCGGGACTATGACGGAGGTAATGGGATGGCGGCGAAATCCGGCTACGGGTCAGTTAGAATGGAGGCAGATTCCAATCTGCCCGAACTGTCAAGCCAAATTTCCTGCGGAGCGATTCGTTCCTGGAACTGTTCGTGAACCCACGGGAGGTTCGCAATGAAAACTTCGAATACGGCAGAGCGTCTCTTGGCATCAATTGACTGGTCGATTCTCCGCGCCCTGGGCGGAGACGGCGAAAGCGTTCAACATGCTCTACATGAACTTCTAGCATCGGAAAGTGCTGATGCCGCTGAGCGCGCATATTGGGGAGTTGAGAATCACGCATTCGTTCAAGGGGAACTGTTCGAGGTGTCTGAAGCATGCTCTTCGGTCTTAATCGCCTCCTTGGTTGATCCACGAGAAAAATGGGTTCGCGTGGCTGTGCTTGACCTCATGTTCCAGATCCTCTCCGGGTATCCTTCAACGAGTCCCGGCACCCCAAGCGACATTGTGCAGCGCTGTCATCGCGTAGTGCGAGAGGGGCTGTGGCTCCTCTATCGCGAGGCGATATGCGGGGAACGAGACGCGGCTTTCGATGTACTGGAGCAGCTTGGTGAAGCGGAGAAGGCTCGCAGGCTCCTGAGTATTGCCGGCGCGACTTCGAATTAAGTCACGCGTGGTGGCCCAGAACCGGGGACGCGCTACCTGCATGTCGATCACCTTGGGTCGATCGAGACGACCACGAAAGAGAATGGCAGCATCGATGAGCGGCGGAGCTACGATGCATTCGGCGCGCGCAGGAATCCAGAATGGGGCGGGCCATCGATAGCGTTCACGAGCAAAACGAAAAAGGGATTCACGGGGCACGAAGAGGCCGACGAAATCGGCCTCGTCAACATGAGGGGACGCTATTTCGACCCACGCATTGGGCGATTCACGACGACCGATCCGATCATTGCAAACGTGTACAATGGGCAAAGCTTCGGGGCGTATTCCTACGTGCGCAACAATCCGCTGACATTCGTGGATCCAAGTGGGTTTACCGAGGAAGAAGCGCGCCGGTTGTGGCGCGTCGAAGAAACGCCCGGACAGCTCGGCATTCACATCACGTTCGACCCATTGCCGCCACCGACGCCGCGACCTACGCCTTCGCCACATGCGGCTGACGTGGGCGCCCAAGCGCCGACAACCGATGTCGGAACGACGGGATCTGGCGCCAGCAGTTTACCGCAGCAAACGACGAAACCAGAGTCGGGTCCGTCGGCGCCCGGTGCTTGGGACGGCGTCTGGGACGGCATTGTCGACGTCTACGATCATCTCGACGAAATGGTACCGGGGTCGGATGCGAATCTGGTGGCCCAAGCGCGCACGGTGCTCGAAATGGCCGAAGCGTACCAAAAGGGCGACCTCATTGACGCGGTCAATGTCGTCAATCCGCTGATGGGGGCAGCTACGCTGGGGTTTGCCATCGACGACGAGGATTGGTACACAGTAGGGCGGGCGTCCGTGGGCGTGGGCGTAGCGATCGTTGCCGCTATTGTCGGGAAGAAGCTGGGACCAGGAACAGGGGCGAGAACCACGAGAGGGCCGCCAGGGGGCGGGGCTGCTCCAGGAGGCGGAGGTGGACGAGGCGGAAATCAGTTTCGTGGTCCAGACCCAGCGGCTGGGGCCCACACTCGAGATTCAGGACCGATAGCAAAGGGGTAACGACATACGAAACGTATGACTATCCAACGCCCGGCATGGGGAAACGCGTCGATGCAGTGGGGCCACCGCATGGGGGAGTCCCAACACCTCATACGGTTGAAACCACGAGGCACTTGAACCCGAGGGATCCGACAAAATCAAGTATCAGGGAAAGTCGTCCAAGACCCTCGACTCCGGACGAAGTCCCATTCAGGAGAGAATAATGCGCCCAAACGATACTGTCATGGCTCAGTTGGCGGATTTTGATGCATGGTGCAAGAGCGGACCACAAGGAGCGGATATCAGTCTCATCGACTACGTCGGATTCGTGGCGACGCCAGACCTATTATTCGGCTTCGCTTCGCTATTCTGGCCCGATTTGATTGTTCACGAAGAGCGACGCTTCTTAGCATCCGGGTTCTCCCCAGCTCTCTATGAACAGTGGCGAGCAAAAGGATTGAACTCTCGGGAAATACAACGCGTCATGAATCACGTACACATCTCGACGCTTTTTCAGAATCAGCAAATAAGCGACGAGATCGCGGTAGAAGCGGCACGTCTTCTCGCGACCACTTGGTCGCGCACACTCGGACCCGAAGGGCTCGCCGCTGAAGCGGTCGGCAGTAATCTCGACGATGCTGCGGTGACGTTTTTCGAAGATTGAATCCGTATGTCGGTGCGGGCAACGACGGCGACACGTACAGCGTCACACGGCAATCGACCGCGATAGGCGTGACTTGTCGATTGCAACAAGCGACGTAGAAATCGCGCGCCGTGTAACGGACGTCTTCGGTAAGCAGCCGGAATGAGTGCGGGCTGGCACCATGTTTGGGCAATGAATCAAGTCAGTCGCCCCGGACGCAAAGGGCTGCAAGGGTGGGCCATCAATGGCAACACTTGAAGAAGAAAATCGGCAGGTGCTCAACCTCATCCAATCGCTCCTTGGTGCCGTTTCTTCCAATTTCCGCGCAGTTTCGATCACTGTCGACAACGAGATAATTTTACACTTCCTGCTCGAGAAAGACAATGCGGAGGATCGTGAAGAGATCGAGGACATCGAGTTCGAGTTTTTAGCTATGCAAGGCCGTCTCGTAACAGTGACGACAGAAATCGTGGTCTCGAGCAGGCCCATTGACGAGATTCGATTGCCCGGGCGCGGAGTCTTTCTCCGCCGGGAATCCCTCGACCATGCGTCCAACTAGCGCCGAGCGGGTCGTCCCCCCGCGTCCTCACGACCATGCGATTGGTTTCACTCCACCCAGGGCCGCGAGGACCATCGATGCCACGCCTCTACGCCTCGCCCTCCCCCTCGCCTTCGCCTTCGTCGCTCTCGCTATCGTCGTCCATCACCGGGAACACCAAATCCTGTCGCACGCGGTCGTTCGGAAATGCCGCGCACGAGGCCCATCAATTTGTCCACCGCATGGTAATGCTCGCCCCGCAATGCAACCTCGTCCGCGAATGCCTCGAGGTACGCTTTGCGCGCTGCTATACGCATTCGCCGTCGTTTGCAGCTTGTCGAGCGCTATCTCCAATTTCGGTAGCCACTCCGCTATGAATGCCTCGCTCCCAGGCACCTTGCATCGCTTCATGTCGTCGACGAGCTTCACCGTCGGCGGGATTTGCCGCATCCCGTACGGCGCCACCACCGGCCCGAGTCCTCGGGGAACAAAACTTCGCAATGGGGCCATTCTTGCGTCCACCATCCGCGATCCCCACCGCCCCGTGAATCATCCGAATCGTCTGATCCGTGTTGTAATGCGCAAAGCGAAAAGCCGCTCGCTTCTGCAACATCGGCTTGCGCAATCCACGTCGCGTATTGTGCGCCGCATCGAGCTCGTTGTTGAGCACCTCGAACGACGCCGCATACCCATCCGTCTCCGGGAAATGCCGCAGCCCTTCGCAAAGTTCGACCCCATACGTAATGCGGATATCCGATGCCGCTTTGACTCGATACTTTCTCACTTCGACCTCCTTCGATCGTGCAACGACGGTAACACAGTACGCCCACAGTCTCCAAATTTCACATCTCAAATCGACGACAGTGCCCCTCAGCGCGGGCTGACACCCGCATGTCGTCGCGACACATGACACTCCGCCGAAAATTGAGGGGCACGCGTCGTCGCGACACCTCGGCCCAAGTTCGGACTTAGGGCGGCATGTCGTCGCGACACCTGGCACTCCGTCGCAAATGGAGGGGCACGCGTCGTCGCGACACATGGCACTCCGTCGCAAATGGAGGGGCACGTGCACGCGCGACACCTCGGCCTACGTCCGGACCTAGCCCAACTTCCGCAGTTGGCCAAGCCCGTCGTCAGAATCGTGCTCACCGAACGCTGATTCCACGGAACAATGTGGGCCAGGCATGTGGCCTGAGTTGTTGTGCGCGAGTGATGCGTCGCCGATTTGGGAAGACCCGTCACTCGGCCCTTCCAAACCATGCGTGTAGTGCCAACCGATGGATTTGCGCGGTTTTACCGGAAGGACCATGATTGCAGCAAGAGATCCGATGTATCTACGTCGCTCGCTGGTCAAGAAAACGGAACCACCCACACCTATTGGCGATTGGTTCGGTCCGTTCGTCGCAATGGCAGAGTCGTTCAACAGACGGTCGCGCAGCTCGGGAATCTCGATGCGCAGGAGCGAGCGGCCGCGAAGGGTTGGGCGCTCGAATGACGGGCGGCGCGAATCAAATGGAGTTATGGGAAGATAATCCCCTTCCGCAAACCTTGAAGATTCGAGCGGATCTTCCGCCCAACGCAGTCGTGATTTCGGCGATTGTGGCTCGGATGGACGCTCTGAAGGCATTGCAACTGGATATGTTGCGCGTCGCATGCCCGAAGGGAAAGAGTCCGTCGCATGGTCCACGATGGCGGCGGTTTTGGTCATTGCACGACTGTGCGAGCCATCCAGCGAATTGCACATCGCCGAGGATTGGTATCGCAAAACGGCGCTCGAAGACATTCTCGATTTCCAGTGGAGCGGGTCAAGATGACCGGCTGTATCGCGCTCGACGAGCTTTTGCCGCACAAAGAAGCCATCGAGAAACATTTGCGCAAGCGACTCGGCGAATTGTTCTCGATTGAATATGATCTGCTGTTGTACGATGTGACGAGCACATTTCGAGGGGCTTGCGGAGAAAACGAGCTCGCCAAGCGCGGACACAGTCGCGATCACCGCTCGGATTGCAAGCGGTTTGCATCGCGCTCGTCGTCACGCGTGAAGGACTTCCGCTTGGCTACGAGGTTTTCCCGGAAACCGTGCGACATGACGACGGTCAAAGAAATCGTCAGAGCATGGAACGAAGATTTGGCATCGCGCAACGCGTATGGGTCATGGATCGCGGGATGGGCAGCGAAGCGAATGTGAAATGGCTTGAATCAACGGGCAGACGGTATTTGATTGGCACGCCCAAAGCAGCGATGAAATCTTGGCGTGAGGCGATTTTGGATTCGGCGGGCTGGACGGAATTCGTGACGGATTGGAAGTCAAGCTGTGCTCGAAGGATCCGAGACATTTGTATTGTGCCGGTCCGCAGATCGAGCGAAGAAGGAATCGGCGATGACGACCGATTTGCGAAACGGATCGAAGATGGTCTCGAACGATCGAGCGGCGGCTCGAGCGAGCCAAAAAGCCCGTGGATCGAAGCACGCTCGAACGCCAAATTGGGCGGCTTCTCGGCGGCAATGAACGCGCGGCCGGCCGCTATCGAATACAAATCGTTTACGATCCAACCAGGGCCGGAGGATTGAAACTTCGAAAGCGCTGCAATTCGACTGGAATGAATGGGCCCGCGAAAGCGAGGGATATGTGCTGCGCACCAACGTAAACAATTGGTCGGCGCAAGAATTATGGCACACGTACATTCAATTGACGCAAGCGGAAGCCGCATTTCGCATTCATAAAAACGACCTCTCGATTCGACCGATATGGCATCAGAAAGCCGAGCGAGTACAGGCGCACATTCTCGTGTGCTTTCTGGCGTATGCATTATGGAAAACTGGAACAGTGGCAGAAACGTGCAGGATTGGGCAACAGTCCGCGCACGATTCTCGAGGAGCTTCATCGCATTCAATGCGCGGACGTCATCATCCCCATCGCAGGAGAAGCCGGGCGCGAACTGCGGATTCGTTGCATCGTCCGTCCCGAGCCTGAACAGGCAGCCCTGCTCGACCGCCTCGGGCTACGCCTACCCGAGCGCATCCGGACCCCACGCGTCGCGTAGATTTGTAGTGCCAACTTTGGGCCGTAAGTGCTTGAAATTATTGATCTGCCCTGGCCCAACTGCGGAAGTTGGGCTAGTGCGACATGTCGGCGCGACAAGCGTGATTTCGGGTGCGTGTAGGGCGAGGGACACGAATTGGGCGGGCGTGTCTCGAGACGCCTCGGGTTGTCGCCTAGCGAAGCTGCTGCTTGTCTGGGGCGCTTCTACGACCGCGCGCGACGTAGGCCGCTGCACTGCACGTGAACGGCTCCCCGAGCGCACCGAGGAGAACGCCGAGCAGTGGGACTTCGCTGTGGAGTTGCTTTCGCCAAAGTCATCCGTGTGATCAGCATGGCATGGAGATGGCTGCACCCGTGGCCGCTTCGCGGGGCGGACTTTTCGTGTAAAGTGACGCGATGGGAGAACGAAGCGAGTCGATCGACCTTACGGTTCACGTTGGCGCGCGCATTCAATCACTGCGACTCGAACGCGACATTTCCTTGCGAAAGCTCGCCAAAATGGCGAAGTGCAATCCCTTGAGCATTTCGATCATCGAGCGGGGGCGGTCGTGGATTCAGTTGCGAATGCTGCGGAACATCGCTCGAGCATTACAGGTCGAGCCATTCGATCTATTCCCGCCTTGAGCAGTCGGTGGATTTGGTATACGATGGTAAAGGTTTTTCCGGTCCCCGTTGCCATTGCGAGCAGCATTCGCCGCCTTCGATCGGCAATGGCTTGCTCGATGGCTACGCTCGCGTCACGTTGGTACGGCCTCAGCCACGGATGATCATGCGGCAATTGAGCGAGTCGTTCGCATGCCGCGTCCACGTCGCGGTCGAGCATTTCGCGAAGCGCATCGGGCGTATGAAATTGCGCAATCAATTGCACACGATTTTTCGGATGACGGGCATCTCGGAACCAGATTTCTTCGCCATTCGTGGCATAGAGAAAGGGCGCACGGACGTCGTTCGCGAAGTGATAAGGGCCGTGTGGCAACCCGAGCGCATAGCGTTCAGCTTGGCTCAGGACGTTGCGAGTATCGCGAGAGACACGCTTGGCCTCGACGATTGCGACGACGTGGCCATCGAGCCAGAGCGCATAG
The window above is part of the Polyangiaceae bacterium genome. Proteins encoded here:
- a CDS encoding RHS repeat-associated core domain-containing protein, with the protein product MTRGGQEPGTRYLHVDHLGSIETTTKENGSIDERRSYDAFGARRNPEWGGPSIAFTSKTKKGYTGHEEADEFGLVNMKGRVYDPRIGRFTTTDPIIANVYNGQSFGAYSYVRNNPLTFVDPSGFTEEEARRLWRVEETGQLGIHITFDQLPAPTPRPAPPSQAANVGAQAPTTDVGTTGNGAAGPPQGATVVEKGSAGDAVWDGVGDAARGIWDDWTSTPLPTIERMYDAYDKGDAVDAFNVVNPLIAFANVSLANDNGDTYSVTRQSTAIGVTVIVGVVVGKITGASTGVGKGGKTTRGPPKAEAIGNARAARDAAGRLADGRPNRSSAAYVGIARDGEVAVGRSRPGVHAEVAADAQLPGGTMTEVMGWRRNPATGQLEWRQIPICPNCQAKFPAERFVPGTVREPTGGSQ
- a CDS encoding helix-turn-helix transcriptional regulator, with translation MGERSESIDLTVHVGARIQSLRLERDISLRKLAKMAKCNPLSISIIERGRSWIQLRMLRNIARALQVEPFDLFPP
- a CDS encoding DEAD/DEAH box helicase family protein gives rise to the protein MPASLPLNEAEWLTRKRRIDPRLDAAKWTFAPRSDNAPPNPCRTEEQPTANGPADYALWLDGHVVAIVEAKRVSRDTRNVLSQAERYALGLPHGPYHFANDVRAPFLYATNGEEIWFRDARHPKNRVQLIAQFHTPDALREMLDRDVDAACERLAQLPHDHPWLRPYQRDASVAIEQAIADRRRRMLLAMATGTGKTFTIVYQIHRLLKAGIDRMARPVMLERCSAAFATESTTAPAR